The Candidatus Poribacteria bacterium nucleotide sequence GATATGATAAATCAGAGGTTGAATCTCGGAGTCTACACGTTCTTGAAACAGTGGATATGCTACCCGCAAAGGAGCGTCCTATCGCCTCCTATAGTAAGGGAATGCGACAGCGTATCAAACTCGCGCAAGCGTTAGTCCATGAACCGGAACTCCTCTTCCTTGACGAACCTCTCACGGGCTTAGATCCCAATGGAAGACGACATGTTATTATGCTTCTGCAGGAACTTGCTGCGCAGGAAATTAGCATCATCGTTTCAAGTCATATTCTCTATGAAATTGAGGCGTTAACAGAGACGATACTGCTCATCCATCAAGGGCGTATTCTCGCAGAAGGCACCATCTCCGATATTCGCGAACTCATTGATGAACACCCACACAAAGTCTACTTGAGCACAGATGAACCTCGTCGTTTGGCGCAGGTCTGTCTCCCTTTTGAGGATATTCTGAGTGTTACTTTTGTCGATAGCGATAATATTCCGAATGTAGGGGTAGGTCTTGTGCCTACCGAAGAAAAAGAATCAGGTGATATTATTATAGAAACTGACAAACCCGATGCCTTCTACGCTCGGCTCCCTGAACTGATCATCGAAAACGAATTGAGTGTCTCTCAGCTCTACTCACCTGATGATAATCTTTCCTCTGTGTTTAAATATCTTGTTGGGTAACCTGTGCGAGAAATCTGCGCAATCTGATAAATCCGCAATTCAGACAGTTTCCCACCGATTCCTGCACGCCTACCTAATCGGTAGGTGCGGTTTCCTAACCGCACCGATGCTCCTCTACAGAAGAAGGGCTGTCGCGGTTTATGCTACAAAAGAGCAGCATGCGTAGAACCTACGTTATATGAAGATTCAAGGTAGTTCTCTATCGCAATCAGACTTCCGTAGGTTGTCCCAATTTCACGAACTGTCCAATATCCGGTCCACTGTCTGCTAACGCTGCGAAACTCCCGTCACAGATAGTATGTCGAATCCCGCGCATTAAACTAACATAAAAATGCAAGTTGTGTAAGGTGTGCAATTGTGAACCGAGAATCTCATTTTCAACGTGTAGGTGTCGGAGATATGCACGTGTGAAGTTCTGGCAGGTGTAACAGGTACACGCCGTATCCAGTGGACTGAAATCGTTCTTATATTTCGTATTGCGGATACGGATGATACCTGCTGTCGTGAACAGAGAACCATTACGCGCGTTTCGGGTCGGCATCACACAATCGAACATGTCAACCCCGCAACGCACCCCGTAGACTAAGTCTTCAGGTGTCCCGACTCCCATTAAATAGCGCGGTTTCTCCTCCGGCAGGAGCGGCGCGACGTATGCGAGTGTCTCATACATCAAATCCTTCTCCTCACCCACGCTTAAGCCACCGATTGCGTATCCCGGAAAACCGATCGATACAGTCCCATCGACACTTGCCTGACGCAGATCACGTTCCATGCCACCTTGCACGATTCCAAAGAGCAACTGGTCCGGATTCTGATGTGCCTTTCGACACCGCTCTGCCCACCGCAGGGTCATCTCCATTGAGTTCTTGAGATATGCGTAATCGTTCGGTAGCGCGGGGCACTCGTCGAACGCCATAATGATGTCCGCACCGAGAGCGTTTTGAATCTCGATCGAACGTTCCGGGCTGATAAAGTGTTCAGTTCCATCTATTGTGGAACGAAACGCCACCCCTTCTTCTGTAATCTTGCGTAAGGGACCGAGGCTAAAGACTTGGAATCCACCGCTATCCGTAAGGATGGGTCTCTGCCATCCCATAAACGTGTGTAAACCACCCGCTTCGTGGACAATTTCGTGTCCGGGACGTAGATAGAGGTGGTAGGTATTTGCAAGAATAATTTCCGCCTGAATTTGCTCGGACAGTGTTTGCGGTGCGCAGGCTTTCACCGTCCCGCGTGTCCCAACGGGCATAAATATCGGTGTGTTCACAACACCGTGCGCTGTTTGGATCTTTCCAACTCGGGCTGAAGTTGCTTCGTCTTGATGAACAAGTGTATAAGGCGATTCTGTCATCTTGGGGGGTATTTCAGAGGAATAGCAGGCGGCAGGCACGGAATAGCGGTCAGCCATCAGCAAAAAGGTGTTCTTAAACGAGAACCTCTTTACTGATGGCTGAAAGGGTTTCGTAGAAACCCGGCCTGACTGCTGACCGCCGGTAACTAATGAATAATCTTTACCTTGACAGGGGGACTATCCTGTTCAAATGGTTTATTGTTAATCATCACAGAGCCGCGGAACTTAAACTCGTACGTCTCCGGCGTTAAAGACCTGAGAGCCGTGAGTGGGACTTTTACCTCCGTCTCGTTCGCGGGAATGGTAACCGCTTCCGTAGTGAAGCCTTCTGGGACATCCATAGGTGTCAACGTAATTTCATCTGTGAAGCCGCCTTGCCGGACGATCGTTAACGTCAATATCGCTTCCTTTGTTTGTGAGTCTTGGTTTTTTACTGTTTCGGTATCTGCTGCTGGATTGGTTTCGGCAAGTGCCACGGCCTCGACTTCAGATCCTGCTGTTGCATCGCTTTTTGCGGTGGTTTCCGTTGCCGGGAAGACAATGCTAAAGCGCAAAGGCTCTACCGTTACAATAAAGGGGGCCTCGACGATAGTCAAAGGGATAGCAGGTGTCGATTGTTTCACCGTCTCACCGTTGACAGTTGCCGTTCCAGTAACTGAAATATAACTTGTACCGGGTGTCGGCAGAACAGAAAATTCCTCTCTCCGTTCAAAGGTCCCAGCTTTAACCGAAACCTTCGCTTCTGTTTCGCCTTCTGCAATAGTGACAGGTTTTTCGGAAACAGGATCAGGAAGCGCCGAAACGCGATTTGGAAGTCCTGATACCGACAGAGTGATAGGACCGACGAAGTCATCGCGCCGATCCGCCGTCACGTGGAGGTCAACCGTTTTGTTGTGAATAGCACTTAAGCCGATCTCCGCAACGGTCAGTGTAAATTCTGGAGCGTCCATCACAGTGAGCAGGATTGGAGAAGGATCGGCAACGCGTTCTATTTGTCGACCATCGACGGCACAAACCCCAACGATGGAGAGCGGCATGAGTCCGAGTGGGGCATCCGGCGGAGCCGTTATCGTGAGCATCGCTCGGTTTTGGTCTGCGCCAACAATAGTTGGGCTCACATTAAACGTTTTCGGAATGTCTGGACAGAGCAGACGAATTGGACCATCGAATAGGTCAAGACGCGTAACATCAACCTGCAATGTAACGCTGCCGCCTCTGCTGACGCGCGGGTTATCCATAGCGATCGGACGATTCCGGATGTCAAGTGCCACTACATTGAGTTGGCAGTCTGGTTCCAACGGACGGATGTTTAATCGGTATGGATAGGTCTCACCGCCTTGGTTGTTCAGGTCTCGAATGGCGATAGAATACTTTCCGGCTTCTTCAAAATTCCAGTCAATACGAGCATCAGCACCGCTGACAGCATCGTCGTTCACCATCAAGACCTGTTCCGCTGGCGAGGTTTCCCAACCTCGCTCGCTATTTGCCATTTCTTCTGACGCTTCCATCGGTTTTCCCGGTCCGTAGAGCGTAAGCAAGGCATCGAGGTTTGATGACAGTTTAAGTGCCTCTACCTCAAAAACGAGAAGTTGTGGTTCTTCAATCTCAAACGAAAACCAGTCGATGTCACCGGGTTTGTCAATTTTCCCATTGAGCGTTATCGGTGTCGTTACAGCGTTTGCATTTCCGGTTGTGTTATTCGGTTCGGTCTCCACCATTTCCGTCCAATTGCCGATAGCAAACGGATGCGGATTGGTAGCCAATCCAGACGGAGTCTGGACCCGTAGAGATTGCTCGCCTGCCGGTGTTTCAGCACCTATTGAAATCTGTATGGATTCTACCGTCTCAAGGTTCGCACCACTGACAGTAACTGTGTTTTCGGTGCCGCGTTGTCCACCAAGGGGAAAGATCGTCTCAAGATACGGTAGTTCGCCGATACTCAAGCGATAAGCGTACCCATCTCCGCCTTTGTAACGAATATCGCGAATGTGGAGCGTGTATTTTCCAGTTTCAAGTGCCGTGTAATCCAAAACAGAGTCAAAGGCATTGCCAAGACCACTGTTGGCGACCTCAGTCCCGTTAGCATCGCGGAGGACGAGATAGGAATCCAGCAACGAGTCTATTTGCTGTGCTGCCACCTCACAGATAAGCCGCGCATCCTTTTTCAGTTGAAAGGTGAAACTGTCTTCATCGTCGATTGAAGCGATTGTGCCGTTCACGGTAACCGGCAACGCAAGCCAGTCGGCTTCCATTGTAGGTGGGGTTTCCGACTCTAATTCTGCTGTCTCTTCTTCAATGATTTCTCGCAGATTTCCAACGACGAAGCTCCCTGCATTGGAAACACCATACGGGGTGACAGCGCGTATCTCTTGGATACCTAACGGTGCATCGGAGGCAATCGTTAACAATGCGACCAACTGCGCATCGCTCGGAATACTTCCAGAAACGCCAACACCGTTGAAAACGACAGCGGCTTGCCCCGTTTTTTCCTTAACTTCCGCGGTGATACCCTTCCCACTGAACCACACCGCTGTTGCTGTGCCGAGATTTGTGCCTGTGAGTGTGACTTCTACGCTGCGTCCCTGTTGACCGCCTTGTGGAAAAACAGCTGTCAAGGTGGGTTGAACCTGCGCGTGTACGAAACCAATCGTTAGGAGAAAGATCGCTATGACGAGAAAGGACTGTTTTATTAACAGATCAGGTCCCTGTCTTCTATGTTTCCGAAATAGCGTATTCGGCATTTTTAGTTACCTCATTAGTGGTTGTTAGTTATCGGGTTGCCTCGCAGTGAGAGTTGTCGGGTACAAGAGGTGTTGGACATATCGTAAGCCTCTTTTAATAGTTATCAGTCTTTTGAGGGACTCAAAAAGGTATCTCTGTCATTCTCTCTTCTATAGAGATTTTGAGGCTGAAAGCGTTGCGGCTACCTTTCGCACTGTACGGACTCCCGGTAACGCACAAGCGAAACAACTTGCCTTCGTCAAAAGGGTAGGTGATCTTCCCCGTTTCTTCGGGACCGATATACCATTCCATGGCGAGAGCTTCGAGAGCTTCCAAATAAACCTCGCCTTCTTGACGCTCCCAAACAGAAGTAGGTACGCCTTCAGGTGCTTTTTCTGTTGGGAGGTCTTTGTCACCATCAAACAGGTAGAAAGTTCCTGCTGCCTTACCTCTACCAACTCCGATATCCAGCGTAAGCGTGCCGCCGTTTTCAAACGCAGTGGTATCAATCTCTACGACGGTGTAGTCTTGATGGGGGATCATAGGTGTCTGAAAAGTGTCCAATATCTCCACTGAGGGACACTCACGGGGCAATACGATTTTACCCAACCCAGGGCGTTTTCCTGATAAGGCTTCCGATAAAAATAGACGGTACCCCTCCGCTTCGGAGAGTCCTCTATCCCTGCTATCTCCGCGGAGCCGATTGGCATCTTGTCTACCCATCAGTTTCAGTTCAGGCGAGATAACCAGAGAATCTATTGGCGAGTGTATCTCCCACCCACTTATAATAGTTTGTGCCAACGGGTGTGTTGTATCAACCGCTTTGAAACCGTCCTGGATCCTCTGGGCAAGGTAGGCGCGCTTGTTTGGTGTGCGTCCGAAGGCGACATTGGACACCCATGTATTGATAAAATGTTCGTTCAAGAATTGGATGTTTTGTTCGTCGGAGAGAGCACCTGACCTCAGGGCTTTACCACTCCCTCAGCAAACCTCGTCTGCCAAGGGGCCATCTATAGAAATAACGTGGATCGGTTTCTGCTGTGCTTGTGCCAATTCCAACGCCGCCTCCATCGAGACCCAATCGATGTGCTCCGATTTGTAAAACTGGCAGTTTAGCGCACGCTCGGCTTCCGCCTGTGTAATAGCGATAGAATCGCTCATTTCGCTGTCCAAACGGGTTATGGTGTCTTGCAGAATGTCTTCGGCACCAGCACGCAGTTCCATTTGCGCGCAAAAACCAGTATCCGCAATCCAGTTCGAGTCATCCCAACTCCTTTCGTCTTCCCAGCTGACCTGAAAGTTCACAGGACCTTCTGGAACGCGCATCTGAAAGAACGAGACACTCTCTTTTGAACGGTTGATAATGAGGTGTCCCGTAAACTGTGAAGGCGTGAACCAGCCATCGCCTAACTGAAATTCTGCATGAACGCGAAACACAATATCTGCGAATTTATCGGTGTAGGCACGTAAGCATGCCCACAACCCGGGATTCCCGTAACCGCGCATGTCCAAATATGGGGTCGAGTGAAGTTGTCGGAGCAGTTCAAGAGCACCCGCTTCTTTAATCTGCCATGGATTTCCAACCGACACCCCTTCGTCTGGAAGGAACGCGCGGAAAACGGATGCCGAATACGCCTTTTCTGGCGCAGCGACGCGGAGTTTCGCCAACTCGTCCCACTCATATTCCACGTGGTAGTTGGATTGAGTGTATTCAATCGGGGCGATGAAGCCTTTGATGGAAACTTTGGCATCACCATCAATATTAAGCGTAATTTTGTCGGGGGTTAGGTTCATAGTTGTAGAAGGGTTGTTGGAAGAATAACAGCCAGCAAACAGCGGTCAGCAATCAGCAAAAAGAGGTAAATTTACCTGTAACCTCTTTACTGAAAGCCGACAGCTGAAAGCCGATAGCCAATGCACTGATAACCAATTTAGAATATTCCAGCAATCGGTTCGCCTTTCACCAATTCACGTGGCTGATCCAAATGGTTGTACACGATGGTGTGTGGAGCGATACCGAGTGTATGGTAGACCGTGGCAAGGATATCTCGCGGATGCACTGGGTTCTCAAGCGGTGTTGAACCTGTTGCATCGGACTTCCCGTAGACCTGTCCACCTTTAACGCCAGCACCTGCAATCAGACCTGTGTAACAATAGGGCCAGTGATCGCGTCCATCAGGCGCGTTGCTGTTACCGGAGGTGCTAATACCCATCCGCGGCGAGCGTCCGAATTCACCGATCGCCAAGACGAGCGTGTCTTCCAACATACCGCGCTGATCCAAGTCTTCCAACAGTGAGGAGACGGCACTGTCTAACTTCGGACAGTGAAGGTTTTTCAACGGACCAAAGTTCGTTGCGTGCGTATCCCATGCTGTGGTGTTCGGATCACCGTTAGCAACAGAGGGCCAGTTCACCTGCACGAAACGGGTGCCTGCTTCCACCAAACGGCGGGCGAGGAGTGCACTCTGTCCGAACGTGTGTCTACCGTACTTATCTCGCATCTCATCCGGTTCTTGGGACAAATCAAAGGCATTGCGTGCCCGCTGCGACAAGATCAGATTATACGCCTTCTCATAATACTCGTTCAAGGCGTAGGAGTCGGCAACCTTATCAATTTCCGGCATCCCTTTGTTAATCGTCTCAAGGAGATTTTTACGTCGTTTCAAACGCACCGGTGGCACCTCTGGGCGTAAACTCAGATCATCGAGGTTAATCTCCTCATTTGGATCTTGGAAGAGAAAATACGGATCGTACGCTCTACCAAGGAAACCAGCGTTTCCACCTTTACCGATGATATTACTCTCCTGCATCGGACGCGGGAGTTGCACTGCAGCGAGCATCGGTTCATCGGGTGGACGATAGTTTGCGATATGCGATGCAGCATTCGGATGATCTGCTGGTGACGGCGGATCGAGCTGTCCCGAAGGCGCAACCTTGTCCGGCGTTTCACCGGTTACCATTTGGTACATCGCAGCGGTGTGGTTGAAAAGTCCCGCCGGTGTATAACTGACGGAGCGGATAAGGCAGGCTTTATCCATCTGTTGTGCCAAACGCGGCATCGTCTCAGATAACTGAATTCCCGGCACGTTGGTCGGAATCGGACTAAATTCACCACGGATGTTCGAGGGGGCTTCCGGTTTCGGATCCCAAATGTCAAGGTGGCTTGGACCGCCCTGTAAGAAAAGAAGAATGACCGAGTTGGCTTTTCCCCATCCGTTGAGTGGCTTGGCGGGGTCAACTGTTGTATTCGCGTTGGCTTGGAGTGACAATACCTGTGGCAAACTAATGCCGAGCATCGCCGCACCACCGACACGTAGAAATTCACGACGTGAGATTGTGGTAACGATAACATCTATTGTTTCCTCCATTGGAATGGCTGTCAGCCATCGGCAGTTAGCAGTCAGCAAGTCTCTGGTTTTTAGACAGCTAATAGCCGATGCCGAAGGCTGATGGCTATTTAACGATTGAATAAGAAGGCAGGACTGTTAATGAGTGCCCACAACAAGTCTTGCGCACCTTCTTCCTTAGATTCGGCGTTCCCAAGGTGTTCAATCGCTATTGCATATTCGTTTTTCTCTGGTAACCGAGAAAGCGTTGCGAGATAGAGTTCCTCGACGAGAACTCGGTCATCATGATTCGTTTTGATGAGTTGTGCAATACGTCCTTCTGGATCAATGAGGGACTCTGCAACCGTCGGTCCATTAATAAGGTTCATTGCGTGTGCGAGGCTGACCTCGGTGGTCCGTTCACATTCACACGAAGTTTCGCGCTCAGGTCTGCCAAACAACTTCAAGAATCCGTCATCTTTGACTTTGCTGTCTGGCAACTGCACCGCACGGAATTTTTTCGGCATCTCTTCAAACCGGGGTCGGCTGCCTGTCGCGATGCCGATGGCATCTAATAACTGTTCTGCCGTCAAGCGTCTCGCAGCTGCGTGTGAAAAGTTAATCGTATCAGCCTTGTTCCACTTATTCGTTGTGATGCTCTGCTGGTAGGTTCGGGAACGTGTGATTGTCTTCATGATATGTTTCATGTCAAATCCACTGTCCACGAAGTCCTTTGTCAAAGCATCGAGCAATTCTGGGTTCGTCGGTGGATTACTTGTGCGAATATCGTCTACAGGTTCGATAATTCCACGTCCCATGAAGTAACTCCAAATGCGGTTCACACCTGCCCGGGCAAACATTGGATTCTCTTCGGAGGTGAGCCACGCTGCGAGCATTTCGCGTTTATCGCCGGTTTCCGCTGCAACTTCTCCGAACGGGACTGACGGTTCAACCACCGCTAACGTTCGCGGATGTTTCACAGGTTCAGGGGTATAATTAGCATAGACGACCTCATCGCCGGGGAGTTGTCCTGGTTTGACCTTGACATCCGCGAAGAACGCACCGAATTCGTAGTACTGGTTCTGTGTCCATTTTTCAAACGGATGGTCGTGACATTTGTTGCAGGAAAACCGGACACCTAAGAAAAGTTGCGTCGTATTTTCCACCGCAGCCGTGTATTCACGCGAGACGCGGAAATAGTTCGCTGCCGGATTCGTGTAGGTGCTACCGGTTGCCGTAATCAGATCTCGTACAAACTCGTCATACGGACGGTTCTCGGCTATGGCTTGATGGATCCACTCTTGGAAGAGCCAGATCCCACGCTCACCGAGAAATTTACGGTTAGACTGCAACAGATCGCCCCATTTATGCGTCCAGTGATCAATAAACTCCGTTGTTTCGGCGAGAGTATC carries:
- the tgt gene encoding tRNA guanosine(34) transglycosylase Tgt, producing MTESPYTLVHQDEATSARVGKIQTAHGVVNTPIFMPVGTRGTVKACAPQTLSEQIQAEIILANTYHLYLRPGHEIVHEAGGLHTFMGWQRPILTDSGGFQVFSLGPLRKITEEGVAFRSTIDGTEHFISPERSIEIQNALGADIIMAFDECPALPNDYAYLKNSMEMTLRWAERCRKAHQNPDQLLFGIVQGGMERDLRQASVDGTVSIGFPGYAIGGLSVGEEKDLMYETLAYVAPLLPEEKPRYLMGVGTPEDLVYGVRCGVDMFDCVMPTRNARNGSLFTTAGIIRIRNTKYKNDFSPLDTACTCYTCQNFTRAYLRHLHVENEILGSQLHTLHNLHFYVSLMRGIRHTICDGSFAALADSGPDIGQFVKLGQPTEV
- a CDS encoding DUF1553 domain-containing protein; its protein translation is MKPRSNIVTTFLVAFSICLAFQLTAASEMEQPVSAEVPTVQALKVHPESLTLEHARDGRRVLVSGKTKSGTWVDVTPYATLTPATAAVKVYEDGYIFPMMVGTTKITVTVKGASTALPVNVKSMEAPPVSFVRDVMPLLSHAGCNNGTCHGAAKGKNGFKLSLRGYDPDFDYELLIEDISGRRFNRAFPEQSLMLLKPTSEVPHKGGQVIVPGDRDYEIIRQWIAEGATPDVHTTKRVERLEVIPDAAELTMPGMKQQLIVIAHYPDGTTRDVTREAKFTSSLNEVAKVTDNGVVTAERRGETAILTRYEGAYSTNGIIVMGDRSGYKWVKTPEYNYIDTYVHNKLKRMKILPSELCTDEEFVRRVYFDLTGLPPTPAQVRSFLTDTTPSKAKREKLIDTLAETTEFIDHWTHKWGDLLQSNRKFLGERGIWLFQEWIHQAIAENRPYDEFVRDLITATGSTYTNPAANYFRVSREYTAAVENTTQLFLGVRFSCNKCHDHPFEKWTQNQYYEFGAFFADVKVKPGQLPGDEVVYANYTPEPVKHPRTLAVVEPSVPFGEVAAETGDKREMLAAWLTSEENPMFARAGVNRIWSYFMGRGIIEPVDDIRTSNPPTNPELLDALTKDFVDSGFDMKHIMKTITRSRTYQQSITTNKWNKADTINFSHAAARRLTAEQLLDAIGIATGSRPRFEEMPKKFRAVQLPDSKVKDDGFLKLFGRPERETSCECERTTEVSLAHAMNLINGPTVAESLIDPEGRIAQLIKTNHDDRVLVEELYLATLSRLPEKNEYAIAIEHLGNAESKEEGAQDLLWALINSPAFLFNR
- a CDS encoding DUF1501 domain-containing protein produces the protein MEETIDVIVTTISRREFLRVGGAAMLGISLPQVLSLQANANTTVDPAKPLNGWGKANSVILLFLQGGPSHLDIWDPKPEAPSNIRGEFSPIPTNVPGIQLSETMPRLAQQMDKACLIRSVSYTPAGLFNHTAAMYQMVTGETPDKVAPSGQLDPPSPADHPNAASHIANYRPPDEPMLAAVQLPRPMQESNIIGKGGNAGFLGRAYDPYFLFQDPNEEINLDDLSLRPEVPPVRLKRRKNLLETINKGMPEIDKVADSYALNEYYEKAYNLILSQRARNAFDLSQEPDEMRDKYGRHTFGQSALLARRLVEAGTRFVQVNWPSVANGDPNTTAWDTHATNFGPLKNLHCPKLDSAVSSLLEDLDQRGMLEDTLVLAIGEFGRSPRMGISTSGNSNAPDGRDHWPYCYTGLIAGAGVKGGQVYGKSDATGSTPLENPVHPRDILATVYHTLGIAPHTIVYNHLDQPRELVKGEPIAGIF
- a CDS encoding ABC transporter ATP-binding protein → MENSKIVQTENLSKWYGEVMGVNDVTLTIHPGITGLLGPNGAGKTSLIKLMTGQLKPNQGEVSVLNQPVWNNPELTRRVGYCPDIELAYQFMTGFEFITFFATLSGYDKSEVESRSLHVLETVDMLPAKERPIASYSKGMRQRIKLAQALVHEPELLFLDEPLTGLDPNGRRHVIMLLQELAAQEISIIVSSHILYEIEALTETILLIHQGRILAEGTISDIRELIDEHPHKVYLSTDEPRRLAQVCLPFEDILSVTFVDSDNIPNVGVGLVPTEEKESGDIIIETDKPDAFYARLPELIIENELSVSQLYSPDDNLSSVFKYLVG
- a CDS encoding pre-peptidase C-terminal domain-containing protein, coding for MPNTLFRKHRRQGPDLLIKQSFLVIAIFLLTIGFVHAQVQPTLTAVFPQGGQQGRSVEVTLTGTNLGTATAVWFSGKGITAEVKEKTGQAAVVFNGVGVSGSIPSDAQLVALLTIASDAPLGIQEIRAVTPYGVSNAGSFVVGNLREIIEEETAELESETPPTMEADWLALPVTVNGTIASIDDEDSFTFQLKKDARLICEVAAQQIDSLLDSYLVLRDANGTEVANSGLGNAFDSVLDYTALETGKYTLHIRDIRYKGGDGYAYRLSIGELPYLETIFPLGGQRGTENTVTVSGANLETVESIQISIGAETPAGEQSLRVQTPSGLATNPHPFAIGNWTEMVETEPNNTTGNANAVTTPITLNGKIDKPGDIDWFSFEIEEPQLLVFEVEALKLSSNLDALLTLYGPGKPMEASEEMANSERGWETSPAEQVLMVNDDAVSGADARIDWNFEEAGKYSIAIRDLNNQGGETYPYRLNIRPLEPDCQLNVVALDIRNRPIAMDNPRVSRGGSVTLQVDVTRLDLFDGPIRLLCPDIPKTFNVSPTIVGADQNRAMLTITAPPDAPLGLMPLSIVGVCAVDGRQIERVADPSPILLTVMDAPEFTLTVAEIGLSAIHNKTVDLHVTADRRDDFVGPITLSVSGLPNRVSALPDPVSEKPVTIAEGETEAKVSVKAGTFERREEFSVLPTPGTSYISVTGTATVNGETVKQSTPAIPLTIVEAPFIVTVEPLRFSIVFPATETTAKSDATAGSEVEAVALAETNPAADTETVKNQDSQTKEAILTLTIVRQGGFTDEITLTPMDVPEGFTTEAVTIPANETEVKVPLTALRSLTPETYEFKFRGSVMINNKPFEQDSPPVKVKIIH